A stretch of the Papaver somniferum cultivar HN1 chromosome 6, ASM357369v1, whole genome shotgun sequence genome encodes the following:
- the LOC113287506 gene encoding transcription factor TCP4-like, with protein MGETQNRSSTSRLGLLRGSGGGGEIIEVQGGHIVRSTGRKDRHSKVCTAKGPRDRRVRLSAHTAIQFYDVQDRLGYDRPSKAVDWLIKKAKSAIDELAELPPWHPTATMPTPNTLNPSSKSSEQRQIEEDEEENQLRSRGNQNEQGGFLGSSSKTSRQVGGVEQSGRYMFLQNQQEQQQHQQNNSFLPPSLDSDSIADTIKSFFPMATSSSSIHFQNYSSPPDLLSRTNSQTQDLRLSLQSFQDPMFHQHHHSQHQQHHHSNTSSEQQHALFSTAFDTSGGGGSTNAWSEQQMQEMGRFQRMIAWNPNTDSSGGNGNGSGSSSGGFMFNSPPQQQQQPQPSSSQQAVQQTLFGNSPNPFFSQRGPLQSSNSPSSIRAWNNTTDPSMVSDDNQHYQNLNSSIHHHQQMQQPFASGGFGFRIPARIQGEEEHDVGASHKPPSSASRH; from the coding sequence ATGGGAGAAACTCAGAACCGCTCTTCAACTAGTAGACTTGGATTATTGAGAGGGAGTGGTGGTGGAGGTGAGATTATTGAAGTACAAGGTGGCCACATTGTAAGATCTACAGGAAGAAAAGATAGACATAGTAAAGTATGCACAGCAAAAGGTCCAAGAGATCGAAGAGTTCGTCTTTCAGCTCATACCGCTATTCAGTTTTATGATGTTCAAGATCGTTTGGGTTATGATAGACCTAGCAAGGCTGTTGATTGGCTCATTAAAAAAGCTAAATCTGCTATTGATGAACTTGCTGAGCTTCCACCATGGCATCCTACTGCTACCATGCCTACTCCCAATACTTTAAacccttcttctaaatcatcagaaCAGCGACAAAttgaagaagacgaggaagagAATCAATTGAGGAGCAGAGGCAATCAAAATGAGCAGGGAGGATTTCTTGGTTCATCAAGTAAAACTAGCAGACAAGTTGGTGGTGTTGAACAAAGTGGTAGATATATGTTTCTTCAAAATCAACAagagcaacaacaacatcaacagaacAACAGTTTTCTTCCTCCTTCTCTGGATTCTGATTCCATTGCCGACACTATAAAATCTTTCTTCCCAATGGctacttcttcgtcttcaattcattttCAAAATTACTCGTCTCCACCTGATCTTCTCTCTAGAACTAATAGTCAAACTCAAGATCTTCGTCTCTCTTTACAGTCATTTCAAGATCCGATGTTTCATCAGCATCATCATTCTCAACATCAGCAGCATCACCATTCGAATACTTCGTCTGAACAACAACATGCCCTTTTCTCTACTGCATTTgatactagtggtggtggcggttcgACCAATGCTTGGTCTGAACAGCAAATGCAGGAAATGGGTAGGTTTCAGAGAATGATAGCTTGGAACCCTAATACAGATTCAAGTGGAGGAAATGGTAATGGAAGTGGAAGTAGCAGCGGTGGATTTATGTTCAATTCACCaccgcagcaacaacaacaaccacaaccatcATCATCACAACAGGCTGTTCAACAAACTTTGTTTGGTAACAGCCCAAATCCATTTTTTTCACAGAGGGGACCCCTTCAGTCCAGTAACTCACCTTCTTCGATTCGTGCTTGGAATAATACTACCGATCCGTCCATGGTTAGCGATGATAATCAACACTATCAGAATCTTAATTCAtcgattcatcatcatcaacaaatgcAACAACCATTTGCTTCCGGTGGATTTGGTTTTCGCATTCCAGCACGAATTCAAGGTGAAGAGGAGCATGACGTTGGTGCATCACACAAGCCACCGTCCTCTGCTTCTCGCCATTAA
- the LOC113285644 gene encoding 60S ribosome subunit biogenesis protein NIP7 homolog yields the protein MRALDEAETTAVFEKLFKFTGNNLKNIIEKPSHEGPDKEPGRYCFRLQKNRVFYVSESLVKRATNISREKLISLGICIGKFTKGGSFHLTIQSLNLLADNAKHKVWLKPTSEMSFLYGNHVLKGGLGRITENTVAGDGVVVFSMTDVPLGFGISAKSTQDCRKLDPNGIVVLHQSDVGEYLRMEDDL from the coding sequence ATGAGGGCTTTAGATGAAGCAGAAACAACAGCAGTATTCGAGAAATTATTCAAATTCACCGGAAACAATCTAAAAAACATCATTGAGAAACCATCGCATGAAGGTCCAGATAAAGAACCAGGTAGATATTGTTTCCGTTTACAGAAGAACAGAGTATTCTATGTTTCAGAATCACTAGTTAAGAGAGCTACAAATATAAGTAGAGAGAAACTGATATCGTTAGGTATTTGTATTGGCAAGTTTACTAAAGGTGGTAGTTTTCATTTAACTATACAATCTCTGAATTTATTAGCTGATAATGCTAAACATAAAGTATGGTTAAAACCAACTTCAGAGATGAGTTTTCTATATGGGAATCATGTTTTGAAAGGTGGGTTAGGAAGGATTACTGAGAATACTGTTGCTGGTGATGGTGTTGTTGTGTTCTCAATGACTGATGTGCCTTTAGGGTTTGGGATATCAGCTAAAAGTACTCAAGATTGTAGGAAGTTAGACCCTAATGGTATTGTTGTTCTTCATCAGAGTGATGTTGGGGAGTATTTGAGAATGGAAGATGATCTTTAA